The following are encoded in a window of Bradyrhizobium guangdongense genomic DNA:
- the serA gene encoding phosphoglycerate dehydrogenase: MTKPKVLISDALSPAAVQIFKDRGIEVDFQPNLGKDKDKLAEIIGNYDGLAIRSATKATAKILEKATNLKVIGRAGIGVDNVEIPAATAKGIIVMNTPFGNSITTAEHAITLMLALAREIPQADASTQAGKWEKNRFMGVEITGKVLGVVGCGNIGSIVADRALGLRMKVIAFDPFLSPERAKDIGVEKVELDDLLKRADFITLHTPLTEKTKNIIDAAAIAKMKKGVRLINCARGGLVDEQAVVDALNAKHIAGAAFDVFVEEPATSNVLFGHPNVICTPHLGASTTEAQENVALQVAEQMSDYLISGAISNAINFPSITAEEAPKLKPFITLAEKLGSFAGQLTDTGISKVTITYEGHVAEMKIKALTSAVLSGLLRPMLGEVNVVSAPVVAKERGMVVDEVTRAAQSDYESLITVTVATERQERSVSGTVYHDGKPRLVDVKGIRVDAEFGKSMIYVTNEDKPGFIGKFASLLGDAKLNIATFHLGRVAPGSDAIALVEVDGAVPADLLAKVATLPQVKQVKALTF, translated from the coding sequence ATGACCAAACCCAAAGTTCTCATTTCCGACGCGCTCTCGCCCGCTGCCGTGCAGATCTTCAAGGATCGCGGCATCGAGGTCGACTTCCAGCCCAACCTCGGCAAGGACAAGGACAAGCTCGCCGAAATCATCGGCAATTACGACGGCCTTGCGATCCGCTCCGCGACCAAGGCGACCGCCAAGATCCTGGAGAAGGCCACCAACCTCAAGGTGATCGGCCGCGCCGGCATCGGCGTCGACAATGTCGAGATCCCGGCTGCCACGGCCAAGGGCATCATCGTGATGAACACGCCGTTCGGCAATTCGATCACGACTGCCGAGCACGCGATTACGCTGATGCTGGCGCTCGCCCGCGAGATCCCGCAGGCCGACGCCTCGACCCAGGCCGGCAAGTGGGAGAAGAACCGCTTCATGGGCGTCGAGATCACCGGCAAGGTGTTAGGGGTGGTCGGTTGCGGCAATATCGGCTCGATCGTCGCCGACCGCGCGCTCGGCCTGCGCATGAAGGTGATCGCGTTCGATCCGTTCCTGTCGCCGGAGCGCGCCAAGGACATCGGCGTCGAGAAGGTCGAGCTCGATGACCTGCTCAAGCGCGCCGATTTCATCACGCTGCACACCCCGCTGACCGAGAAGACCAAGAACATCATCGATGCGGCCGCGATCGCGAAGATGAAGAAGGGCGTGCGCCTGATCAACTGCGCCCGCGGCGGTCTCGTCGACGAGCAGGCCGTGGTCGATGCGCTCAACGCCAAGCACATCGCCGGCGCCGCCTTCGATGTCTTCGTCGAGGAGCCCGCGACATCGAACGTGCTGTTCGGCCACCCCAACGTGATCTGCACGCCGCATCTCGGCGCTTCCACCACGGAAGCGCAGGAGAACGTCGCGCTGCAGGTCGCCGAGCAGATGTCGGACTATCTCATCTCCGGCGCGATCTCCAACGCGATCAACTTCCCGTCCATCACCGCGGAAGAAGCGCCGAAGCTGAAACCGTTCATCACGCTCGCCGAGAAGCTCGGCTCGTTCGCCGGCCAGCTTACCGACACCGGCATCTCGAAGGTCACGATCACCTATGAGGGTCACGTCGCCGAAATGAAGATCAAGGCGCTGACTTCCGCGGTGCTGTCCGGTCTGTTGCGGCCGATGCTGGGTGAGGTCAACGTCGTGTCCGCGCCCGTCGTCGCCAAGGAGCGCGGCATGGTGGTGGACGAGGTGACGCGCGCCGCGCAGAGTGACTATGAGAGCCTGATCACCGTCACGGTCGCGACCGAACGCCAGGAGCGCTCGGTCTCCGGCACCGTCTATCACGACGGCAAGCCGCGGCTGGTCGACGTCAAGGGCATCCGCGTCGACGCAGAGTTCGGCAAGTCGATGATCTATGTCACCAACGAGGACAAGCCGGGCTTCATCGGAAAGTTCGCGAGCCTCTTGGGCGACGCCAAGCTCAACATCGCGACCTTCCATCTCGGCCGCGTCGCGCCCGGCAGCGATGCCATTGCCCTGGTCGAGGTCGACGGCGCGGTGCCGGCCGACCTGCTCGCCAAGGTGGCGACCCTGCCGCAGGTCAAGCAGGTCAAGGCGCTGACGTTCTGA
- a CDS encoding phosphoserine transaminase, with amino-acid sequence MTVAKPASRPTVPHFSSGPCAKRPGWNAQNLKDAALGRSHRAKVGKTKLKLAIDLTREVLEVPADYRIGIVPASDTGAVEMALWSLLGARPVTTLAWESFGEGWVSDIVKELKLKDVTKLNAGYGEIPDLSKVDPKSDVVFTWNGTTSGVRVPNADWISASREGLTICDATSAAFAQPLDWAKLDVVTFSWQKALGGEAAHGMLILSPRAVERLETYKPAWPLPKIFRMTKGGKLNEGIFVGETINTPSMLCVEDYLDALNWAKSIGGLKALIARADANTKVLADWKAKTPWIDFLAKDAAIRSNTSVCLKFTDPAITSLSDDAQAEFSKKLVALVEKEGAGYDFAYYRDAPAGLRIWCGATVEAKDVELLTQWIDWAFAETKAQLAKAA; translated from the coding sequence ATGACTGTAGCGAAGCCCGCTTCGCGGCCGACCGTGCCGCATTTTTCTTCCGGCCCCTGCGCCAAGCGCCCCGGCTGGAACGCCCAAAATCTCAAAGACGCAGCGCTCGGCCGTTCGCATCGCGCGAAGGTCGGCAAGACCAAGCTCAAGCTCGCGATCGATCTGACGCGCGAAGTGCTTGAAGTGCCCGCCGATTATCGCATCGGCATTGTACCGGCCTCCGATACCGGCGCGGTCGAGATGGCGCTGTGGTCGCTGCTCGGCGCACGGCCCGTCACCACACTCGCCTGGGAATCCTTCGGCGAAGGCTGGGTCAGCGACATCGTCAAGGAATTGAAGCTCAAGGACGTCACCAAGCTGAACGCCGGCTACGGTGAAATTCCTGATCTCTCCAAGGTCGATCCCAAGAGCGACGTGGTCTTCACCTGGAACGGCACCACGTCAGGCGTGCGCGTGCCGAATGCTGACTGGATCAGCGCGAGCCGCGAAGGCCTGACCATCTGCGACGCGACCTCCGCCGCGTTCGCGCAACCGCTCGACTGGGCCAAGCTCGACGTGGTCACCTTCTCCTGGCAGAAGGCGCTCGGCGGCGAAGCCGCGCATGGTATGCTGATCCTGTCGCCCCGTGCGGTGGAGCGGCTCGAGACCTACAAGCCGGCCTGGCCGCTGCCGAAGATCTTCCGCATGACCAAGGGTGGCAAGCTCAACGAGGGCATCTTCGTCGGCGAGACCATCAACACGCCGTCGATGCTCTGCGTCGAGGACTATCTCGACGCGTTGAACTGGGCCAAGTCGATCGGCGGCCTCAAGGCGCTGATCGCCCGCGCCGATGCCAACACCAAGGTGCTGGCCGACTGGAAGGCGAAGACGCCCTGGATCGACTTCCTGGCCAAGGATGCCGCGATCCGCTCCAACACCTCGGTGTGCCTGAAATTCACCGATCCGGCGATCACCTCGCTGTCGGACGACGCGCAGGCCGAGTTCTCCAAGAAGCTGGTCGCCCTCGTCGAGAAGGAAGGCGCCGGCTACGACTTCGCCTATTACCGGGATGCGCCGGCAGGCCTGCGCATCTGGTGCGGCGCCACGGTCGAAGCCAAGGACGTCGAGCTGCTGACGCAGTGGATCGACTGGGCCTTTGCCGAGACCAAGGCGCAGCTCGCCAAGGCGGCGTAA
- a CDS encoding GNAT family N-acetyltransferase — translation MNDKSVTIRPARRGDVPAIVAMLADDHLGRGRERLEDPLPAVYDQAFERVERDPNLTLVVAESEGRVVGCLQLAVLAGISSQGGLRGLLEDVRVAADCRSRGIGEHLVRWAVAEAKARGCNLVELLTHQTRTDAQRFYKRLGFTASHVGMTVRF, via the coding sequence ATGAACGATAAGTCCGTCACCATCCGCCCCGCGCGCCGCGGGGATGTCCCCGCGATCGTGGCGATGCTCGCCGACGATCACCTCGGGCGCGGGCGCGAGCGCCTCGAGGATCCGCTTCCCGCCGTCTATGATCAGGCGTTCGAGCGGGTCGAGCGCGATCCCAATCTTACGCTCGTGGTTGCCGAGAGCGAGGGCAGGGTGGTCGGCTGCCTGCAACTCGCGGTGCTCGCAGGCATCAGCTCGCAAGGCGGCCTTCGCGGTCTGCTCGAGGATGTCCGCGTTGCCGCCGATTGTCGCAGCCGCGGCATCGGCGAACATCTGGTGCGGTGGGCGGTGGCGGAAGCAAAGGCTCGCGGCTGCAACCTCGTCGAACTGCTGACGCATCAGACGAGAACGGATGCGCAGCGTTTTTACAAGCGGCTCGGATTCACAGCGAGTCATGTCGGCATGACTGTCCGCTTTTGA
- a CDS encoding glutathione S-transferase family protein encodes MQVFGDSNSGNCLKVKWVCDHLALPYRWIEIDTRKGETRTPQFLKMNGAGQVPTIAFDDGRTLAQSNAIIRYLARDSALIPHDAFAAAKMDEWLFWEQYSHEPYIAVCRFQMVYLGKDASELDPDKVKRGYAALDRMEQHLASSRFFTGETVSLADVSLLAYTRVAHEGGFDLGRYPAVRRWIGEAEAFLGLPPAR; translated from the coding sequence ATGCAGGTTTTCGGCGACAGCAATTCGGGCAATTGTCTGAAGGTGAAGTGGGTCTGCGATCATCTCGCATTGCCCTATCGCTGGATCGAGATCGACACGCGCAAAGGCGAGACGCGCACGCCGCAATTTCTGAAGATGAACGGCGCCGGCCAGGTGCCGACAATTGCTTTCGACGACGGCCGCACGCTGGCGCAGTCCAATGCCATCATCCGCTATCTCGCCCGTGACAGCGCGCTGATCCCGCACGACGCCTTTGCCGCCGCCAAGATGGACGAGTGGCTGTTCTGGGAGCAGTACAGCCACGAGCCCTACATCGCGGTATGCCGTTTCCAGATGGTCTATCTCGGCAAGGATGCCTCCGAACTCGATCCCGACAAGGTCAAGCGCGGCTATGCGGCGCTCGATCGTATGGAGCAGCATCTGGCGTCGAGCCGTTTCTTCACTGGCGAGACGGTTTCGCTCGCCGACGTCTCGCTACTCGCCTATACCCGCGTTGCGCATGAAGGCGGCTTCGATCTCGGCCGCTATCCGGCCGTTCGCCGCTGGATCGGCGAAGCCGAGGCCTTTCTCGGCCTGCCGCCGGCGCGCTGA
- a CDS encoding outer membrane protein produces the protein MRRLWLVAVVFGSVSAAHAADMPDLPVLRGGFTDGLSKTTQNWDGFYVGGQFGFATTDIDFSRAPKSMTDFMLRNSILQAPVGGWSLLPKNHVQSTGFGAFVGKNWQFYDAVMGVEANYTYLQDVSSTASDSMTRILPGEAGPTGHTYTYVTTLGGGASLKLKDYATFRGRIGWDGGDFMPYAFGGLAIGRAEVSRFATVSYVKHDDYDTTVSVGGIATTTHHQDTIDTGAWSSVEQRTNAFMYGWTAGIGLEYAICGNFLLRGEWEHVGFSDVKNIKVGLNNFRLGAGYKF, from the coding sequence ATGCGTAGGCTTTGGTTGGTGGCGGTGGTGTTCGGATCTGTGTCCGCCGCACACGCGGCCGACATGCCGGATCTGCCCGTCCTGCGCGGCGGCTTCACCGACGGCCTGTCCAAGACAACCCAAAATTGGGACGGCTTCTATGTCGGCGGCCAGTTCGGCTTCGCCACGACCGACATTGATTTCAGCCGCGCCCCGAAGTCGATGACCGACTTCATGCTTCGCAATAGCATCCTGCAGGCTCCGGTGGGCGGCTGGTCGCTGCTGCCGAAGAACCACGTGCAGTCGACCGGATTCGGCGCCTTTGTAGGCAAGAACTGGCAGTTCTACGACGCCGTGATGGGCGTCGAAGCCAATTACACCTATTTACAGGATGTCTCTAGTACGGCCAGCGACTCCATGACGCGGATCCTCCCCGGCGAAGCGGGCCCGACGGGCCATACCTATACCTACGTCACCACGCTCGGCGGCGGTGCTTCGCTCAAGCTCAAGGACTACGCCACGTTCCGCGGTCGGATCGGTTGGGATGGCGGCGACTTCATGCCTTATGCCTTCGGCGGCCTGGCCATTGGGCGCGCCGAAGTGTCGCGTTTCGCGACCGTGTCCTACGTCAAGCACGACGACTACGACACTACGGTTTCGGTTGGCGGCATCGCCACAACGACCCATCATCAGGACACGATCGATACAGGCGCCTGGTCGAGCGTCGAGCAGCGCACGAACGCCTTCATGTACGGTTGGACCGCCGGTATCGGTCTCGAATACGCGATCTGCGGCAACTTCCTGCTTCGCGGTGAATGGGAGCATGTCGGCTTCTCGGACGTGAAGAACATCAAAGTCGGACTGAACAATTTTCGCCTCGGCGCCGGTTACAAGTTCTGA